One Vigna unguiculata cultivar IT97K-499-35 chromosome 7, ASM411807v1, whole genome shotgun sequence genomic region harbors:
- the LOC114192115 gene encoding aminodeoxychorismate synthase, chloroplastic-like isoform X2, with protein sequence MNSSSLCLFSSEVACPASEGMQYKNVNFLLSRSSLRVSCFVKKGGDVGASNGNGKNINALVSCQLMHNHKEESFIRKRRMQVPLQKADFVRTLLIDNYDSYTYNIYQELSVINGVPPVVIQNDEWTWEELYHYLYEENAFDNIVISPGPGSPACPEDIGICLQVLLKCWDVPILGVCLGHQALGYVHGAQIVHASEPIHGRLSEVEHNGCQLFRDVPSGRNYGFKVVRYHSLVIDLESLPKELIPIAWTSSTSTLPFIGCDDFGKSNVHEAQKVESIFVDPVLAIVENGSSNHFDYGSTRSTRVLMGIRHSSRPHYGVQFHPESVATCYGSQIFKNFREITEDYWLRFRSSFKEKRAYSNGKSTLFIYGRKRRTALEAVNVQIVSSKVLVNGLLQNKWSACVLFDGSSKGGGYLSLEDCQGSAETIFLKEGFLDFLNKELLSYRYDKNEYEGLPFDFHGGYVGYIGYDLKVECGVKSNRHKSKTPDACFFFADNLVVVDHKNDDVYILAIHEENSSVTQWLDDTEEKLLSLDGSVKMALEKQDSHYLTLSSNKAGFAAEKSREQYIEDVKKCLNYIKDGESYELCLTTQMKKPIKELNSLGLYLHLRERNPAPYAAWLNFSKEDLCICCSSPERFLQLDRKNTLEAKPIKGTIGRGATKEEDEQLKLKLQFSEKDQAENLMIVDLLRNDLGRVCDPGSVHVPRLMDVESYATVHTMVSTIRGKKRSDVSAVDCVKAAFPGGSMTGAPKLRSMEILDSIESCSRGIYSGCIGFFSYNQTFDLNIVIRTVILHESEASIGAGGAIIALSNPEDEYEEMVLKTRAPSRAVMHFD encoded by the exons ATGAATTCTTCGtctttgtgtttgttttcttcCGAAGTCGCATGTCCTGCGAGTGAAGGCATGCAATACAAGAATGTGAACTTTCTTCTGTCCAGATCATCTTTAAGGGTTTCTTGCTTCGTTAAGAAAGGTGGTGATGTGGGGGCATCCAATGGCAATGGAAAGAACATCAACGCTTTGGTTTCTTGCCAATTGATGCACAACCACAAAGAGGAGTCGTTTATTAGAAAGAGAAGGATGCAGGTGCCTCTACAGAAGGCAGATTTTGTGAGGACATTGTTGATAGACAACTATGATAGTTACACTTACAATATATACCAGGAACTATCTGTTATTAATGGTG TCCCGCCTGTGGTGATCCAAAATGATGAGTGGACGTGGGAAGAACTTTACCATTACTTGTACGAAGAGAATGCTTTTGATAACATTGTAATATCACCTGGACCTGGTTCTCCAGCATGCCCCGAAGATATAG GCATTTGTCTTCAGGTGTTGCTTAAATGCTGGGATGTTCCTATTCTtggtgtttgccttggacaccag GCATTAGGTTATGTGCACGGAGCTCAAATAGTCCATGCATCCGAACCAATCCATGGTCGTTTGAG TGAAGTTGAGCACAATGGCTGCCAGCTTTTTCGTGATGTACCTTCTGGTAGAAATTATGGTTTCAAG GTGGTTCGATATCATTCACTGGTTATAGATCTTGAATCACTTCCTAAAGAGCTCATTCCAATAGCATGGACCTCTTCCACTAGCACACTTCCATTTATTGGGTGCGATGATTTTGGCAAGTCCAACGTTCATGAAGCTCAAAAAGTTGAAAGCATTTTCGTCGACCCTGTTTTAGCTATAGTTGAGAATGGAAGTTCAAACCATTTTGATTATGGAAGTACTAGAAGTACAAGAGTTCTTATGGGAATCCGGCATTCTTCAAGACCACACTATGGTGTGCAG TTTCATCCAGAAAGTGTTGCAACCTGCTACGGaagtcaaatattcaaaaattttagagaGATTACAGAGGATTATTGGCTGAGATTTAGGTCATCTTTCAAGGAAAAACGTGCATATTCTAATG GAAAGAGCACGCTTTTCATTTATGGGAGGAAAAGGCGGACCGCTTTGGAAGCAGTTAACGTTCAGATTGTCTCATCAAAG GTGTTGGTGAATGGGCTTCTTCAAAATAAGTGGTCTGCTTGTGTTCTGTT TGATGGGAGTTCAAAAGGCGGTGGTTATTTGTCATTGGAAGATTGTCAAGGTTCTGCGGAAACGATATTTTTGAAAGAAggttttcttgattttcttaACAAG GAGCTTTTATCATATCGTtatgataaaaatgaatatgaagGCCTGCCATTTGACTTTCACGGTGGATATGTTGGTTACATTGG GTATGACCTCAAAGTAGAATGTGGTGTGAAATCTAACCGTCACAAATCTAAAACTCCAGACGCATGTTTTTTCTTTGCTGATAATCTTGTGGTCGTTGACCACAAAAATGACGATGTTTACATATTGGCAATACACGAAGAAAATTCAAGTGTTACACAATGGTTGGACGACACAGAGGAGAAACTTCTGAGCTTAGACGGCTCTGTGAAAATGGCTTTGGAAAAACAGGACTCTCATTATTTAACACTTTCCTCAAACAAGGCGGGTTTTGCTGCTGAAAAATCTAGAGAGCAGTACATTGAGGATGTTAAGAAGTGTCTAAACTACATTAAAGATGGAGAAAGCTATGAGTTATGCCTCACAACTCAGATGAAGAAGCCAATTAAGGAATTAAATTCTCTTGGGCTGTATCTGCATTTGAGAGAAAGGAATCCAGCACCATATGCTGCTTGGCTTAATTTTTCAAAGGAGGACCTGTGTATTTGCTGTTCTTCTCCCGAGAGGTTCCTGCAGTTGGATAGGAAGAATACACTAGAAGCTAAGCCCATCAAGGGTACGATAGGTCGTGGTGCTACcaaagaggaagatgaacaACTCAAATTAAAATTGCAGTTCAG CGAAAAGGATCAGGCTGAAAACCTGATGATTGTCGACCTTCTAAGGAATGACCTTGGTCGTGTATGTGATCCTGGTTCTGTTCATGTGCCGCGTCTCATGGATGTGGAATCATATGCAACTGTTCACACAATGGTGAGTACAATTCGTGGGAAGAAGCGGTCAGATGTCAGTGCTGTAGACTGCGTCAAAGCTGCATTTCCCGGTGGTTCAATGACAGGTGCACCTAAGTTAAGATCAATGGAAATTCTTGATTCTATTGAGAGTTGTTCACGAGGTATCTATTCAGGCTGTATTGGATTTTTCTCGTACAACCAGACATTTGATCTAAATATTGTCATAAGAACTGTCATTCTACATGAGAGTGAAGCCTCAATAGGGGCTGGAGGGGCAATTATTGCTCTGTCAAACCCTGAAGACGAGTATGAAGAGATGGTCTTGAAAACAAGAGCCCCATCAAGGGCTGTGATGCATTTTGATTAG
- the LOC114192115 gene encoding aminodeoxychorismate synthase, chloroplastic-like isoform X1 yields MNSSSLCLFSSEVACPASEGMQYKNVNFLLSRSSLRVSCFVKKGGDVGASNGNGKNINALVSCQLMHNHKEESFIRKRRMQVPLQKADFVRTLLIDNYDSYTYNIYQELSVINGVPPVVIQNDEWTWEELYHYLYEENAFDNIVISPGPGSPACPEDIGICLQVLLKCWDVPILGVCLGHQALGYVHGAQIVHASEPIHGRLSEVEHNGCQLFRDVPSGRNYGFKVVRYHSLVIDLESLPKELIPIAWTSSTSTLPFIGCDDFGKSNVHEAQKVESIFVDPVLAIVENGSSNHFDYGSTRSTRVLMGIRHSSRPHYGVQFHPESVATCYGSQIFKNFREITEDYWLRFRSSFKEKRAYSNACMQLSNVIEVCSSISAENNAVDQLKKIVHAERDLEYNKTEMKHLEMFNMVNTHHATTGYKCLKLEWRKFGHLAGQVGGAESIFCELFGHETENTFWLDSSSTEKERARFSFMGGKGGPLWKQLTFRLSHQSDGSSKGGGYLSLEDCQGSAETIFLKEGFLDFLNKELLSYRYDKNEYEGLPFDFHGGYVGYIGYDLKVECGVKSNRHKSKTPDACFFFADNLVVVDHKNDDVYILAIHEENSSVTQWLDDTEEKLLSLDGSVKMALEKQDSHYLTLSSNKAGFAAEKSREQYIEDVKKCLNYIKDGESYELCLTTQMKKPIKELNSLGLYLHLRERNPAPYAAWLNFSKEDLCICCSSPERFLQLDRKNTLEAKPIKGTIGRGATKEEDEQLKLKLQFSEKDQAENLMIVDLLRNDLGRVCDPGSVHVPRLMDVESYATVHTMVSTIRGKKRSDVSAVDCVKAAFPGGSMTGAPKLRSMEILDSIESCSRGIYSGCIGFFSYNQTFDLNIVIRTVILHESEASIGAGGAIIALSNPEDEYEEMVLKTRAPSRAVMHFD; encoded by the exons ATGAATTCTTCGtctttgtgtttgttttcttcCGAAGTCGCATGTCCTGCGAGTGAAGGCATGCAATACAAGAATGTGAACTTTCTTCTGTCCAGATCATCTTTAAGGGTTTCTTGCTTCGTTAAGAAAGGTGGTGATGTGGGGGCATCCAATGGCAATGGAAAGAACATCAACGCTTTGGTTTCTTGCCAATTGATGCACAACCACAAAGAGGAGTCGTTTATTAGAAAGAGAAGGATGCAGGTGCCTCTACAGAAGGCAGATTTTGTGAGGACATTGTTGATAGACAACTATGATAGTTACACTTACAATATATACCAGGAACTATCTGTTATTAATGGTG TCCCGCCTGTGGTGATCCAAAATGATGAGTGGACGTGGGAAGAACTTTACCATTACTTGTACGAAGAGAATGCTTTTGATAACATTGTAATATCACCTGGACCTGGTTCTCCAGCATGCCCCGAAGATATAG GCATTTGTCTTCAGGTGTTGCTTAAATGCTGGGATGTTCCTATTCTtggtgtttgccttggacaccag GCATTAGGTTATGTGCACGGAGCTCAAATAGTCCATGCATCCGAACCAATCCATGGTCGTTTGAG TGAAGTTGAGCACAATGGCTGCCAGCTTTTTCGTGATGTACCTTCTGGTAGAAATTATGGTTTCAAG GTGGTTCGATATCATTCACTGGTTATAGATCTTGAATCACTTCCTAAAGAGCTCATTCCAATAGCATGGACCTCTTCCACTAGCACACTTCCATTTATTGGGTGCGATGATTTTGGCAAGTCCAACGTTCATGAAGCTCAAAAAGTTGAAAGCATTTTCGTCGACCCTGTTTTAGCTATAGTTGAGAATGGAAGTTCAAACCATTTTGATTATGGAAGTACTAGAAGTACAAGAGTTCTTATGGGAATCCGGCATTCTTCAAGACCACACTATGGTGTGCAG TTTCATCCAGAAAGTGTTGCAACCTGCTACGGaagtcaaatattcaaaaattttagagaGATTACAGAGGATTATTGGCTGAGATTTAGGTCATCTTTCAAGGAAAAACGTGCATATTCTAATG CATGCATGCAGCTTTCAAACGTAATAGAGGTTTGCAGTAGTATTAGTGCAGAGAACAATGCAGTGGAtcagttaaaaaaaatagttcatgCAGAGAGAGATTTGGAATATAATAAAACTGAGATGAAGCATTTAGAAATGTTCAACATGGTAAATACTCATCATGCAACCACTGGTTATAAATGTTTGAAGTTGGAATGGAGGAAATTTGGTCACTTGGCTGGTCAAGTTGGTGGAGCAGAAAGTATATTTTGTGAGTTGTTTGGACATGAAACTGAAAACACCTTTTGGTTGGATAGTTCCTCCACAGAGAAG GAAAGAGCACGCTTTTCATTTATGGGAGGAAAAGGCGGACCGCTTTGGAAGCAGTTAACGTTCAGATTGTCTCATCAAAG TGATGGGAGTTCAAAAGGCGGTGGTTATTTGTCATTGGAAGATTGTCAAGGTTCTGCGGAAACGATATTTTTGAAAGAAggttttcttgattttcttaACAAG GAGCTTTTATCATATCGTtatgataaaaatgaatatgaagGCCTGCCATTTGACTTTCACGGTGGATATGTTGGTTACATTGG GTATGACCTCAAAGTAGAATGTGGTGTGAAATCTAACCGTCACAAATCTAAAACTCCAGACGCATGTTTTTTCTTTGCTGATAATCTTGTGGTCGTTGACCACAAAAATGACGATGTTTACATATTGGCAATACACGAAGAAAATTCAAGTGTTACACAATGGTTGGACGACACAGAGGAGAAACTTCTGAGCTTAGACGGCTCTGTGAAAATGGCTTTGGAAAAACAGGACTCTCATTATTTAACACTTTCCTCAAACAAGGCGGGTTTTGCTGCTGAAAAATCTAGAGAGCAGTACATTGAGGATGTTAAGAAGTGTCTAAACTACATTAAAGATGGAGAAAGCTATGAGTTATGCCTCACAACTCAGATGAAGAAGCCAATTAAGGAATTAAATTCTCTTGGGCTGTATCTGCATTTGAGAGAAAGGAATCCAGCACCATATGCTGCTTGGCTTAATTTTTCAAAGGAGGACCTGTGTATTTGCTGTTCTTCTCCCGAGAGGTTCCTGCAGTTGGATAGGAAGAATACACTAGAAGCTAAGCCCATCAAGGGTACGATAGGTCGTGGTGCTACcaaagaggaagatgaacaACTCAAATTAAAATTGCAGTTCAG CGAAAAGGATCAGGCTGAAAACCTGATGATTGTCGACCTTCTAAGGAATGACCTTGGTCGTGTATGTGATCCTGGTTCTGTTCATGTGCCGCGTCTCATGGATGTGGAATCATATGCAACTGTTCACACAATGGTGAGTACAATTCGTGGGAAGAAGCGGTCAGATGTCAGTGCTGTAGACTGCGTCAAAGCTGCATTTCCCGGTGGTTCAATGACAGGTGCACCTAAGTTAAGATCAATGGAAATTCTTGATTCTATTGAGAGTTGTTCACGAGGTATCTATTCAGGCTGTATTGGATTTTTCTCGTACAACCAGACATTTGATCTAAATATTGTCATAAGAACTGTCATTCTACATGAGAGTGAAGCCTCAATAGGGGCTGGAGGGGCAATTATTGCTCTGTCAAACCCTGAAGACGAGTATGAAGAGATGGTCTTGAAAACAAGAGCCCCATCAAGGGCTGTGATGCATTTTGATTAG
- the LOC114192115 gene encoding aminodeoxychorismate synthase, chloroplastic-like isoform X3 encodes MNSSSLCLFSSEVACPASEGMQYKNVNFLLSRSSLRVSCFVKKGGDVGASNGNGKNINALVSCQLMHNHKEESFIRKRRMQVPLQKADFVRTLLIDNYDSYTYNIYQELSVINGVPPVVIQNDEWTWEELYHYLYEENAFDNIVISPGPGSPACPEDIGICLQVLLKCWDVPILGVCLGHQALGYVHGAQIVHASEPIHGRLSEVEHNGCQLFRDVPSGRNYGFKVVRYHSLVIDLESLPKELIPIAWTSSTSTLPFIGCDDFGKSNVHEAQKVESIFVDPVLAIVENGSSNHFDYGSTRSTRVLMGIRHSSRPHYGVQFHPESVATCYGSQIFKNFREITEDYWLRFRSSFKEKRAYSNGKSTLFIYGRKRRTALEAVNVQIVSSKVLVNGLLQNKCDGSSKGGGYLSLEDCQGSAETIFLKEGFLDFLNKELLSYRYDKNEYEGLPFDFHGGYVGYIGYDLKVECGVKSNRHKSKTPDACFFFADNLVVVDHKNDDVYILAIHEENSSVTQWLDDTEEKLLSLDGSVKMALEKQDSHYLTLSSNKAGFAAEKSREQYIEDVKKCLNYIKDGESYELCLTTQMKKPIKELNSLGLYLHLRERNPAPYAAWLNFSKEDLCICCSSPERFLQLDRKNTLEAKPIKGTIGRGATKEEDEQLKLKLQFSEKDQAENLMIVDLLRNDLGRVCDPGSVHVPRLMDVESYATVHTMVSTIRGKKRSDVSAVDCVKAAFPGGSMTGAPKLRSMEILDSIESCSRGIYSGCIGFFSYNQTFDLNIVIRTVILHESEASIGAGGAIIALSNPEDEYEEMVLKTRAPSRAVMHFD; translated from the exons ATGAATTCTTCGtctttgtgtttgttttcttcCGAAGTCGCATGTCCTGCGAGTGAAGGCATGCAATACAAGAATGTGAACTTTCTTCTGTCCAGATCATCTTTAAGGGTTTCTTGCTTCGTTAAGAAAGGTGGTGATGTGGGGGCATCCAATGGCAATGGAAAGAACATCAACGCTTTGGTTTCTTGCCAATTGATGCACAACCACAAAGAGGAGTCGTTTATTAGAAAGAGAAGGATGCAGGTGCCTCTACAGAAGGCAGATTTTGTGAGGACATTGTTGATAGACAACTATGATAGTTACACTTACAATATATACCAGGAACTATCTGTTATTAATGGTG TCCCGCCTGTGGTGATCCAAAATGATGAGTGGACGTGGGAAGAACTTTACCATTACTTGTACGAAGAGAATGCTTTTGATAACATTGTAATATCACCTGGACCTGGTTCTCCAGCATGCCCCGAAGATATAG GCATTTGTCTTCAGGTGTTGCTTAAATGCTGGGATGTTCCTATTCTtggtgtttgccttggacaccag GCATTAGGTTATGTGCACGGAGCTCAAATAGTCCATGCATCCGAACCAATCCATGGTCGTTTGAG TGAAGTTGAGCACAATGGCTGCCAGCTTTTTCGTGATGTACCTTCTGGTAGAAATTATGGTTTCAAG GTGGTTCGATATCATTCACTGGTTATAGATCTTGAATCACTTCCTAAAGAGCTCATTCCAATAGCATGGACCTCTTCCACTAGCACACTTCCATTTATTGGGTGCGATGATTTTGGCAAGTCCAACGTTCATGAAGCTCAAAAAGTTGAAAGCATTTTCGTCGACCCTGTTTTAGCTATAGTTGAGAATGGAAGTTCAAACCATTTTGATTATGGAAGTACTAGAAGTACAAGAGTTCTTATGGGAATCCGGCATTCTTCAAGACCACACTATGGTGTGCAG TTTCATCCAGAAAGTGTTGCAACCTGCTACGGaagtcaaatattcaaaaattttagagaGATTACAGAGGATTATTGGCTGAGATTTAGGTCATCTTTCAAGGAAAAACGTGCATATTCTAATG GAAAGAGCACGCTTTTCATTTATGGGAGGAAAAGGCGGACCGCTTTGGAAGCAGTTAACGTTCAGATTGTCTCATCAAAG GTGTTGGTGAATGGGCTTCTTCAAAATAAGTG TGATGGGAGTTCAAAAGGCGGTGGTTATTTGTCATTGGAAGATTGTCAAGGTTCTGCGGAAACGATATTTTTGAAAGAAggttttcttgattttcttaACAAG GAGCTTTTATCATATCGTtatgataaaaatgaatatgaagGCCTGCCATTTGACTTTCACGGTGGATATGTTGGTTACATTGG GTATGACCTCAAAGTAGAATGTGGTGTGAAATCTAACCGTCACAAATCTAAAACTCCAGACGCATGTTTTTTCTTTGCTGATAATCTTGTGGTCGTTGACCACAAAAATGACGATGTTTACATATTGGCAATACACGAAGAAAATTCAAGTGTTACACAATGGTTGGACGACACAGAGGAGAAACTTCTGAGCTTAGACGGCTCTGTGAAAATGGCTTTGGAAAAACAGGACTCTCATTATTTAACACTTTCCTCAAACAAGGCGGGTTTTGCTGCTGAAAAATCTAGAGAGCAGTACATTGAGGATGTTAAGAAGTGTCTAAACTACATTAAAGATGGAGAAAGCTATGAGTTATGCCTCACAACTCAGATGAAGAAGCCAATTAAGGAATTAAATTCTCTTGGGCTGTATCTGCATTTGAGAGAAAGGAATCCAGCACCATATGCTGCTTGGCTTAATTTTTCAAAGGAGGACCTGTGTATTTGCTGTTCTTCTCCCGAGAGGTTCCTGCAGTTGGATAGGAAGAATACACTAGAAGCTAAGCCCATCAAGGGTACGATAGGTCGTGGTGCTACcaaagaggaagatgaacaACTCAAATTAAAATTGCAGTTCAG CGAAAAGGATCAGGCTGAAAACCTGATGATTGTCGACCTTCTAAGGAATGACCTTGGTCGTGTATGTGATCCTGGTTCTGTTCATGTGCCGCGTCTCATGGATGTGGAATCATATGCAACTGTTCACACAATGGTGAGTACAATTCGTGGGAAGAAGCGGTCAGATGTCAGTGCTGTAGACTGCGTCAAAGCTGCATTTCCCGGTGGTTCAATGACAGGTGCACCTAAGTTAAGATCAATGGAAATTCTTGATTCTATTGAGAGTTGTTCACGAGGTATCTATTCAGGCTGTATTGGATTTTTCTCGTACAACCAGACATTTGATCTAAATATTGTCATAAGAACTGTCATTCTACATGAGAGTGAAGCCTCAATAGGGGCTGGAGGGGCAATTATTGCTCTGTCAAACCCTGAAGACGAGTATGAAGAGATGGTCTTGAAAACAAGAGCCCCATCAAGGGCTGTGATGCATTTTGATTAG